From Deferrisoma camini S3R1, the proteins below share one genomic window:
- the nusG gene encoding transcription termination/antitermination protein NusG, producing MAKQWYVVQTYSGYENRVKAALEQRIREHGMEDRFGQILVPSEKVVEVVKGEKRTTSRKFFPGYILVQMEMDTDAWYLVKNTPKVSGFVGGGVKPTPISDEEVEKIIGQMEEGRAHPKPKYEFSRGEQVKVIDGPFSNFTGVVEDVNPDKGKLRVLVSIFGRSTPVELEFFQVEKT from the coding sequence ATGGCCAAGCAGTGGTACGTGGTGCAGACCTACTCCGGTTACGAGAACCGTGTGAAGGCGGCGCTGGAGCAGCGCATCCGCGAGCACGGGATGGAGGACCGGTTCGGCCAGATCCTGGTGCCCTCGGAGAAGGTGGTCGAGGTGGTGAAGGGCGAGAAGCGCACGACCTCGCGCAAGTTCTTCCCGGGGTACATCCTGGTCCAGATGGAGATGGACACGGACGCGTGGTACCTGGTGAAGAACACCCCCAAGGTCTCCGGGTTCGTGGGGGGCGGGGTGAAGCCCACACCCATCTCCGACGAGGAGGTCGAGAAGATCATCGGCCAGATGGAGGAGGGCCGGGCTCATCCGAAGCCCAAGTACGAGTTCAGCCGGGGGGAGCAGGTGAAGGTGATCGACGGGCCGTTCTCGAACTTCACCGGCGTGGTGGAGGACGTGAATCCCGACAAGGGGAAACTCCGGGTGCTCGTGAGCATCTTCGGCCGGTCCACACCGGTGGAGCTGGAGTTTTTCCAGGTGGAGAAGACCTGA
- a CDS encoding HD domain-containing protein, whose amino-acid sequence MGKRNPENAEVYTIPGGVREEVGALLSRLEAWERSARARTVREALARAGVQTAWLVGGTVRDLALGRPDPPDLDLAFPGEAARAAFEVARLGEGTAFPLDEGRGVWRVALPGGVTVDLAPLRAPTLAEDLAGRDFTVNAVAWTLGEDRGLVDPLGGLRDLAERRLRPCRADALEEDPVRVLRAYRLAVGLGLEIDPGLEQSLARAAPGLGRVAPERIRTELFACLGLVGGSRGLRLMAAHGVLEVLFPFVGDWRGFDQGDYHAYDLWEHALRTAEEAERLAEGEEWMPRPDRLREHLAEELEAGITRRALLVFAACLHDLAKPECASQDGNRRRFTGHETRGGHLLRGILAGLRVGRRARGAAQRAVAAHLRLFQLSRQHPPTERARLRYLRDLRAETPEAVLLSVADERATGPAPPAREAVERTAAEVLDLYWRKRDHREIPPLLRGRDLVELGVPPGPEVGRLLRAVAEAEARGEVATRNEALALVRKEREKEHTPP is encoded by the coding sequence ATGGGCAAACGCAACCCAGAAAACGCAGAAGTATACACCATTCCGGGGGGCGTCCGGGAAGAAGTTGGGGCGCTGCTGTCCCGGCTCGAGGCGTGGGAGCGCTCGGCCCGGGCCCGCACCGTGCGTGAGGCCCTGGCCCGGGCCGGGGTGCAAACCGCGTGGCTGGTGGGCGGGACGGTGCGGGATCTGGCCCTGGGACGGCCGGATCCGCCCGACCTGGACCTGGCCTTCCCGGGGGAGGCGGCCCGGGCCGCCTTCGAGGTGGCGCGGCTGGGGGAGGGCACCGCGTTCCCCCTGGACGAGGGCAGGGGAGTGTGGCGGGTGGCCCTGCCGGGCGGGGTGACCGTGGACCTGGCTCCCCTCCGGGCCCCCACCCTGGCCGAAGACCTGGCGGGGCGGGACTTCACCGTGAACGCCGTGGCCTGGACGCTGGGCGAAGACCGCGGCCTGGTGGATCCCCTGGGGGGGCTCCGGGACCTGGCGGAGCGCCGGCTGCGGCCGTGCCGTGCCGACGCCCTGGAGGAGGACCCGGTGCGGGTTCTCAGGGCCTACCGGCTGGCCGTTGGGCTGGGCCTGGAGATCGACCCGGGCTTGGAGCAGTCCCTGGCCCGGGCCGCGCCGGGGCTGGGCCGGGTGGCCCCGGAGCGGATCCGCACGGAGCTGTTCGCCTGCCTGGGGCTGGTCGGGGGGAGCCGGGGCCTGCGTCTCATGGCCGCCCACGGGGTGCTGGAGGTCCTGTTCCCGTTCGTCGGGGACTGGCGAGGGTTCGACCAGGGCGACTACCACGCTTACGATCTGTGGGAGCACGCCCTGCGCACGGCCGAGGAGGCCGAGCGGCTGGCGGAGGGGGAGGAGTGGATGCCCCGGCCCGACCGCCTGCGGGAGCACCTGGCCGAGGAGCTGGAGGCGGGGATCACCCGCCGGGCCCTGCTGGTGTTCGCCGCCTGCCTCCACGACCTGGCCAAGCCCGAGTGTGCCTCCCAGGACGGCAACCGCCGTCGGTTCACCGGCCACGAGACCCGCGGCGGACACCTACTCCGGGGCATCCTGGCCGGCCTGCGGGTGGGGCGCCGGGCCCGGGGCGCGGCCCAGCGGGCCGTGGCGGCCCACCTGCGGCTGTTCCAGCTCTCGCGGCAACACCCGCCCACCGAGCGGGCCCGGCTGCGCTACCTTCGGGATCTGCGGGCCGAGACCCCCGAGGCGGTGCTCCTGTCGGTGGCGGACGAGCGGGCCACCGGCCCCGCGCCGCCGGCCCGGGAGGCGGTGGAGCGCACCGCGGCCGAGGTGCTGGACCTGTACTGGCGCAAGCGCGATCATCGGGAGATCCCGCCGCTGCTGCGGGGTAGGGATCTGGTCGAGCTGGGGGTCCCCCCCGGGCCGGAGGTGGGGCGTCTGCTCCGGGCGGTGGCCGAGGCCGAGGCCCGGGGCGAGGTGGCCACCCGCAACGAGGCCCTGGCCCTGGTGAGAAAGGAGCGGGAAAAAGAGCACACCCCCCCTTGA
- the rpmG gene encoding 50S ribosomal protein L33 — MRDAVILACTECKQRNYHTDKNKKKTTGKLEKKKYCRFCNRHTVHRETK; from the coding sequence ATGAGAGACGCCGTGATCCTGGCTTGCACCGAGTGCAAGCAGCGCAACTACCACACCGACAAGAACAAGAAGAAGACGACCGGCAAGCTCGAGAAGAAGAAGTACTGCCGGTTCTGCAACCGGCACACGGTCCACCGAGAGACCAAGTAG
- the rplL gene encoding 50S ribosomal protein L7/L12, which produces MAITKEDVIQFIENMTVLELSELVKELEEKFGVSAAAPVAVAAMPGMAGGEAAPAAEEKTEFDVKLTEAGSQKIQVIKVIRAITGLGLKEAKALVDSAPSVVKEGVSKDEAEEIQKKIEEVGGKVEIA; this is translated from the coding sequence ATGGCCATCACCAAGGAAGACGTGATCCAGTTCATCGAGAACATGACCGTGCTCGAGCTCTCCGAGCTCGTGAAGGAGCTCGAGGAGAAGTTCGGCGTGAGCGCCGCCGCGCCCGTGGCCGTGGCCGCCATGCCGGGCATGGCCGGCGGCGAGGCCGCCCCGGCCGCCGAGGAGAAGACCGAGTTCGACGTGAAGCTGACCGAGGCGGGCAGCCAGAAGATCCAGGTGATCAAGGTGATCCGGGCCATCACGGGCCTGGGGCTGAAGGAGGCCAAGGCCCTGGTGGACAGCGCCCCCTCCGTGGTGAAGGAGGGCGTGAGCAAGGACGAGGCCGAGGAAATCCAGAAGAAGATCGAGGAAGTTGGGGGCAAGGTCGAGATCGCCTAA
- the rplA gene encoding 50S ribosomal protein L1 encodes MARKGKKYLEARSKVDRLKLYTLDEALALLPEVSWAKFDESVDLAVKLGVNPAHADQMVRGTVVLPHGTGKSVRVLVFAKGDKAKEAEEAGADHVGAEDLAEKIQGGWLEFDKAVATPDMMGVVGRLGRILGPRGLMPNPKSGTVTFDVAQAVKELKAGRVEYRVDKYGIVHVPVGRRSFDPEKIKENVSAVIESLIRAKPASAKGAYIRGVALSTTMGPGMKIDPAQFRA; translated from the coding sequence ATGGCTCGCAAAGGAAAGAAGTACCTGGAGGCCCGGTCCAAGGTGGACCGGCTGAAGCTCTACACCCTGGACGAGGCCCTGGCCCTGCTGCCCGAGGTCTCGTGGGCGAAGTTCGACGAGAGCGTGGACCTGGCCGTGAAGCTGGGCGTGAACCCGGCCCACGCCGACCAGATGGTGCGGGGCACCGTGGTGCTGCCCCACGGCACCGGCAAGAGCGTGCGGGTGCTCGTGTTCGCCAAGGGCGACAAGGCCAAGGAGGCCGAGGAGGCCGGCGCCGACCACGTGGGCGCCGAGGACCTGGCCGAGAAGATCCAGGGCGGGTGGCTGGAGTTCGACAAGGCCGTGGCCACGCCCGACATGATGGGCGTGGTGGGCCGGCTGGGGCGGATCCTGGGCCCCCGGGGTTTGATGCCCAACCCGAAGAGCGGCACGGTCACCTTCGACGTGGCCCAGGCGGTCAAGGAGCTCAAGGCCGGCCGGGTCGAGTACCGGGTGGACAAGTACGGCATCGTCCACGTGCCGGTGGGCCGGCGCTCGTTCGACCCGGAGAAGATCAAGGAGAACGTGTCTGCGGTGATCGAGAGCCTGATCCGGGCCAAGCCGGCCTCGGCCAAGGGCGCGTACATCCGGGGCGTGGCCCTGTCGACCACCATGGGCCCCGGCATGAAGATCGACCCGGCTCAATTTCGGGCGTAG
- the rplK gene encoding 50S ribosomal protein L11 yields the protein MAKKVAAIIKLQIPAGQANPSPPVGPALGQHGVNIMEFCKAFNAKTKDGNGIITPVEITVYADRSFTFITKTPPAAVLLKMAAGIEKGSGEPNKKKVGKVTREQVRKIAEQKMPDLNTTDIEAAIRTIEGAARSMGLEVVD from the coding sequence ATGGCGAAGAAGGTCGCAGCGATCATCAAGCTGCAGATCCCGGCCGGCCAGGCGAACCCGTCCCCCCCCGTGGGGCCGGCGCTGGGCCAGCACGGGGTCAACATCATGGAGTTCTGCAAGGCGTTCAACGCCAAGACGAAGGACGGCAACGGCATCATCACGCCGGTGGAGATCACCGTGTACGCCGACCGGTCCTTCACGTTCATCACGAAGACCCCTCCGGCCGCCGTGTTGCTGAAGATGGCGGCGGGCATCGAGAAGGGCTCCGGGGAACCCAACAAGAAGAAGGTGGGTAAGGTGACCCGTGAGCAGGTCCGCAAAATCGCGGAGCAGAAGATGCCCGACCTGAACACCACCGACATCGAGGCCGCGATCCGCACCATCGAGGGTGCGGCCCGCAGCATGGGCCTCGAGGTCGTGGACTAG
- the rpoB gene encoding DNA-directed RNA polymerase subunit beta, translating into MAYSVADNQRLRRKFNKIETVVGIPNLIEVQRESYARFLQADVPPEERRNVGLQRVFQSVFPIKDFAETASLEFVKYELGEPGHSVKECLQRGMTYARPLKITVRLVVWDVDEATGTRSIRDVKEQEVYFGEIPMMTENGTFIINGTERVIVNQLHRSPGVFFSHDEGKKHASGKFLYSARVIPYRGSWLDFEFNHKDLVFVRIDRRRKLHATVLLKALGYSHEEILDLFYDKVRIRVDWETGKAEKELRLDLLPESRATEDMVDPESGAVIVRKQRKIGKAALRKLKKLGAEFLPVDLEAMEESYLGQTVTDPETEEVIARAGEMITPELLERFRERGIREFSILFIDNLKVGPYIRNTLMDDRVRDSEEAIIEIYRRMRPGDPPTLDTATKFFENLFFNPERYELSDVGRIKLNHKLRLDAPVDQQTLTREDILAVVRYLVGLRNGQGKTDDIDHLGNRRVRSVGELLENRYRVGLVRMERAVKERMALGEVESFMPHDLVNSKPVTAVVKEFFGSGQLSQFMDQTNPLSETTHKRRLSALGPGGLTRERAGFEVRDVHPTHYGRICPIETPEGPNIGLIVSLSIYARVNEFGFIETPYRKVVDGRVTDEILYLTALDEEEHTIAQANAPLDEEGRFTNEIVNARRNGETVLVSPSEVDLMDVSPKQLVSVAASLIPFLEHDDANRALMGSNMQRQAVPLLRTQAPLVGTGMERVVARDSGVTVVCRRDGVVQSVDAARIVVRYEEEVDGQLRSGVDVYTLTKFQRSNQNTCLNQRPIVRAGDRVRAGDILADGPATAKGELALGQNVLVAFMSWGGYNFEDSIIVSERLIQRDAFTSIHIEEFECVARDTKLGKEEITCDIPNVGDRKLKDLDETGIVRIGAEVRPGDILVGKVTPKGETQLTPEEKLLRAIFGEKAGDVKDTSLRVPPGVEGIVVDAKVFSRKGGEDGEETVEEREAERLRKDMEDEIAILRSATFAAIRELLVGETAAMDIVDLEGNVVIAEGETITDELLDRVPRDAWGEMPLADAPEKEDRIYDLMEKLDQQVAAVRKRFEERVSRLEEGDDLPPGVIKMVKVYVAIKRRLSVGDKMAGRHGNKGVISTIVPVEDMPYLEDGTPVDIILNPLGVPSRMNVGQVLETHLGWAARGLGEQIQRVLDTQYSPEALRERLKDLFPDPESQELLDRASDEVILDMARQAAAEGVYMESPVFDGASEDEIWSLLEKAGLPRTGQATLYDGKTGEPFDQKITVGTMYMLKLHHLVDDKIHARSIGPYSLVTQQPLGGKAQFGGQRLGEMEVWALEAYGAAHTLQEMLTVKSDDVAGRTRIYEAIVKGKPVLEPGLPESFNVLVKEMQALGLNVELLEEEESV; encoded by the coding sequence ATGGCGTATTCCGTGGCCGACAACCAAAGGCTCCGCCGGAAGTTCAACAAGATCGAGACCGTGGTCGGGATTCCCAACCTGATCGAGGTCCAGAGGGAGTCCTACGCCCGGTTCCTCCAGGCCGACGTGCCGCCCGAGGAGCGGCGCAACGTGGGCTTGCAGCGGGTGTTCCAGAGCGTGTTTCCCATCAAGGACTTCGCGGAGACGGCGTCGCTGGAGTTCGTGAAGTACGAGCTGGGTGAGCCGGGCCACTCGGTGAAGGAGTGCCTGCAGCGGGGCATGACCTACGCCCGGCCGCTCAAGATCACGGTGCGGCTGGTGGTGTGGGACGTGGACGAGGCCACGGGCACCCGCAGCATCCGGGACGTGAAGGAGCAGGAGGTGTACTTCGGCGAGATCCCGATGATGACCGAGAACGGCACGTTCATCATCAACGGGACCGAGCGGGTCATCGTGAACCAGCTCCACCGGTCGCCCGGAGTGTTCTTCAGTCACGACGAGGGCAAGAAGCACGCGAGCGGCAAGTTCCTGTACTCGGCCCGGGTGATCCCGTACCGGGGGTCGTGGCTCGACTTCGAGTTCAACCACAAGGACCTGGTGTTCGTGCGGATCGACCGGCGGCGCAAGCTCCACGCCACGGTCCTGCTGAAGGCCCTGGGCTACAGCCACGAGGAGATCCTGGACCTGTTCTACGACAAGGTCCGGATCCGGGTGGACTGGGAGACGGGCAAGGCCGAGAAGGAGCTGCGGCTCGACCTGCTGCCCGAGAGCCGCGCCACCGAGGACATGGTGGACCCCGAATCGGGCGCGGTGATCGTGCGCAAGCAGCGCAAGATCGGCAAGGCGGCCCTGCGCAAGCTCAAGAAGTTGGGGGCGGAGTTCCTGCCCGTGGACCTGGAGGCCATGGAGGAGAGCTACCTGGGCCAGACGGTGACCGACCCCGAGACCGAGGAGGTGATCGCCCGGGCCGGCGAGATGATCACCCCCGAGCTGCTGGAGCGGTTCCGGGAACGGGGCATCCGGGAGTTCTCGATCCTGTTCATCGACAACCTCAAGGTGGGCCCCTACATCCGCAACACCCTGATGGACGACCGGGTGCGGGACTCGGAGGAGGCCATCATCGAGATCTACCGGCGCATGCGGCCGGGGGATCCGCCCACCCTGGACACGGCCACCAAGTTCTTCGAGAACCTGTTCTTCAATCCCGAGCGCTACGAGCTGTCGGACGTGGGCCGGATCAAACTCAACCACAAGCTCCGGCTCGACGCCCCGGTGGACCAGCAGACCCTGACCCGGGAGGACATCCTCGCGGTGGTGCGCTACCTGGTGGGCCTGCGCAACGGCCAGGGCAAGACCGACGATATCGATCACCTGGGCAACCGGCGGGTGCGCTCGGTGGGCGAGCTGCTGGAGAACCGCTACCGGGTGGGCCTGGTCCGGATGGAGCGGGCCGTGAAGGAGCGGATGGCCCTGGGCGAGGTGGAGTCGTTCATGCCCCACGACCTGGTGAACTCCAAGCCGGTCACGGCGGTGGTCAAGGAGTTTTTCGGATCGGGGCAGCTCAGCCAGTTCATGGACCAGACCAACCCCCTGTCCGAGACCACCCACAAGCGGCGCCTGAGCGCTTTGGGCCCCGGCGGGCTCACGCGGGAGCGGGCGGGGTTCGAGGTGCGCGACGTGCACCCCACCCACTACGGCCGGATCTGCCCCATCGAGACCCCGGAGGGGCCGAACATCGGCCTGATCGTGAGCCTGTCGATCTACGCCCGGGTGAACGAGTTCGGGTTCATCGAGACCCCGTACCGGAAGGTGGTGGACGGCCGGGTCACCGACGAGATCCTGTACCTGACCGCCCTGGACGAGGAGGAGCACACCATCGCCCAGGCCAACGCGCCCCTGGACGAGGAGGGCCGGTTCACCAACGAGATCGTCAACGCCCGCCGCAACGGCGAGACCGTGCTGGTGTCGCCCTCCGAGGTGGACCTGATGGACGTCTCGCCCAAGCAGCTGGTGAGCGTGGCGGCCTCGCTGATCCCGTTCCTGGAGCACGACGACGCCAACCGGGCCCTGATGGGCTCGAACATGCAGCGCCAGGCCGTGCCGCTGCTGCGCACCCAGGCACCCCTGGTGGGCACCGGCATGGAGCGGGTGGTGGCCCGGGACTCGGGGGTCACGGTGGTGTGCCGCCGGGACGGGGTGGTCCAGAGCGTGGACGCGGCCCGGATCGTGGTGCGCTACGAGGAGGAGGTGGACGGCCAGCTCCGGTCCGGGGTGGACGTGTACACCCTGACCAAGTTCCAGCGCTCCAACCAGAACACCTGCCTGAACCAGAGGCCCATCGTGCGGGCCGGCGACCGGGTGCGGGCCGGCGACATCCTGGCCGACGGCCCGGCCACGGCCAAGGGGGAGCTGGCCCTGGGCCAGAACGTGCTCGTGGCGTTCATGAGCTGGGGCGGGTACAACTTCGAGGACTCCATCATCGTGTCCGAGCGGTTGATCCAGCGCGACGCGTTCACCTCGATCCACATCGAGGAGTTCGAGTGCGTGGCCCGGGACACCAAACTGGGTAAGGAAGAGATCACCTGCGACATCCCCAACGTGGGGGACCGGAAGCTCAAGGACCTCGACGAGACCGGCATCGTGCGCATCGGCGCCGAGGTGCGGCCGGGCGACATCCTGGTGGGCAAGGTGACCCCCAAGGGCGAGACCCAGCTCACCCCGGAGGAGAAGCTGCTCCGGGCGATCTTCGGGGAGAAGGCGGGCGACGTGAAGGACACGAGCCTGCGGGTGCCCCCGGGGGTCGAGGGCATCGTGGTGGACGCCAAGGTGTTCAGCCGCAAGGGCGGCGAGGACGGCGAGGAGACCGTGGAGGAGCGTGAGGCCGAGCGGCTGCGCAAGGACATGGAGGACGAGATCGCCATCCTGCGCAGCGCCACCTTCGCGGCGATCCGCGAGCTCCTGGTGGGCGAGACCGCCGCCATGGACATCGTGGACCTGGAGGGCAACGTGGTGATCGCCGAGGGCGAGACGATCACCGACGAGCTCCTGGACCGGGTGCCCCGGGACGCCTGGGGCGAGATGCCGCTGGCGGACGCGCCGGAGAAGGAGGACCGGATCTACGACCTGATGGAGAAGCTCGACCAGCAGGTGGCGGCCGTGCGCAAGCGGTTCGAGGAGCGGGTGTCGCGGCTGGAGGAGGGCGACGACCTTCCCCCGGGCGTGATCAAGATGGTCAAGGTGTACGTGGCCATCAAGCGCCGGCTGTCGGTGGGCGACAAGATGGCGGGCCGCCACGGGAACAAGGGCGTCATCTCCACCATCGTGCCGGTGGAGGACATGCCCTACCTGGAGGACGGCACGCCGGTGGACATCATTCTGAACCCCCTGGGCGTGCCGTCGCGGATGAACGTGGGGCAGGTGCTGGAGACCCATCTGGGGTGGGCCGCCCGGGGCCTGGGCGAGCAGATCCAGAGGGTGCTGGACACGCAGTACTCCCCCGAGGCCCTGCGGGAGCGGCTGAAGGACCTGTTCCCCGACCCCGAGAGCCAGGAGCTGCTGGACCGGGCCTCGGACGAGGTGATCCTGGACATGGCCCGGCAGGCCGCCGCCGAAGGGGTGTACATGGAGAGCCCCGTGTTCGACGGCGCCTCCGAGGACGAGATCTGGTCCCTGCTGGAGAAAGCGGGCCTGCCCCGAACGGGCCAAGCCACCCTGTACGACGGGAAGACCGGGGAGCCGTTCGATCAGAAGATCACCGTGGGCACCATGTACATGCTGAAGCTCCACCACCTGGTGGACGACAAGATCCACGCCCGCTCGATCGGGCCCTACAGCCTGGTCACCCAGCAGCCCCTGGGCGGAAAGGCCCAGTTCGGCGGCCAGCGTCTGGGCGAGATGGAGGTGTGGGCGCTGGAGGCCTACGGAGCGGCCCACACCCTGCAGGAGATGCTCACGGTCAAGTCCGACGACGTGGCCGGCCGGACCCGCATCTACGAGGCCATCGTCAAGGGCAAGCCCGTGCTCGAGCCCGGGCTCCCCGAATCGTTCAACGTGCTGGTGAAGGAGATGCAGGCCCTCGGGCTCAACGTGGAGCTCTTGGAAGAGGAAGAGAGCGTCTGA
- the secE gene encoding preprotein translocase subunit SecE, which translates to MIEKLRTFLREAKVEIKKVTWPDRKVTTASTVVVLVVTFVVGIYLGLVDALLNQLFRLVLS; encoded by the coding sequence ATGATCGAGAAGCTGCGGACCTTCCTTCGGGAGGCGAAGGTCGAGATCAAAAAGGTGACCTGGCCCGACCGGAAGGTCACCACCGCTTCGACCGTGGTGGTCTTGGTCGTGACGTTCGTGGTGGGGATTTACCTGGGGCTGGTGGACGCCCTGTTGAATCAGCTGTTCCGGCTCGTGTTGAGCTGA
- the tuf gene encoding elongation factor Tu, which produces MAKEKFERTKPHVNIGTIGHVDHGKTTLTAAITRVLANEGLAQYTAFDEIDKAPEERERGITIATAHVEYETGKRHYAHVDCPGHADYVKNMITGAAQMDGAILVVSAADGPMPQTREHVLLARQVNVPYLVVFMNKCDMVDDPELLDLVELEVRELLSQYEFPGDDVPVIRGSALKALECGCGNRECENCKAIFELMDAVDEYVPEPVRDKDKPFLMPVEDVFSISGRGTVATGRVERGVVRLQDEVEIVGIRPTEKTVVTGIEMFRKILDEGEAGDNIGVLLRGVKRDEVERGQVLAKPGSITPHRNFEGEVYVLTKEEGGRHTPFFNGYRPQFYFRTTDVTGTVTLPEGVEMVMPGDNVRITVNLITPIAMEEGLRFAIREGGRTVGAGVVTKILE; this is translated from the coding sequence ATGGCCAAGGAAAAGTTCGAGAGAACGAAACCGCACGTGAACATAGGGACGATCGGGCACGTGGACCACGGGAAGACCACGTTGACGGCGGCGATCACGCGGGTGCTGGCGAACGAGGGGCTGGCCCAGTACACGGCGTTCGACGAGATCGACAAGGCTCCGGAGGAGCGGGAGCGGGGGATCACGATCGCCACGGCGCACGTGGAGTACGAGACGGGCAAGCGGCACTACGCGCACGTGGACTGCCCGGGGCACGCGGACTACGTGAAGAACATGATCACGGGCGCGGCGCAGATGGACGGGGCGATCCTGGTGGTGAGCGCGGCGGACGGGCCGATGCCGCAGACGCGGGAGCACGTGCTTTTGGCGCGCCAGGTGAACGTGCCGTACCTGGTGGTGTTCATGAACAAGTGCGACATGGTGGACGACCCGGAGCTGCTGGACCTGGTGGAGCTGGAGGTACGGGAGCTGTTGAGCCAGTACGAGTTTCCGGGGGACGACGTGCCGGTGATCCGGGGGAGCGCTTTGAAGGCGCTGGAGTGCGGGTGCGGGAACCGGGAGTGCGAGAACTGCAAGGCGATCTTCGAGCTGATGGACGCGGTGGACGAGTACGTGCCGGAGCCGGTGCGTGACAAGGACAAGCCGTTTCTGATGCCTGTGGAGGACGTGTTTTCGATCTCGGGCCGTGGGACGGTGGCGACGGGCCGGGTGGAGCGAGGGGTGGTGCGGCTGCAGGACGAGGTGGAGATCGTGGGGATCCGTCCGACGGAGAAGACGGTGGTGACCGGGATCGAGATGTTCCGGAAGATCCTGGACGAGGGGGAGGCGGGGGACAACATCGGGGTGCTGCTTCGGGGGGTGAAGCGGGACGAGGTGGAGCGAGGTCAGGTGTTGGCGAAGCCTGGGTCGATCACGCCGCACCGGAACTTCGAGGGGGAGGTGTACGTGCTGACGAAGGAGGAGGGGGGACGGCACACGCCGTTTTTCAACGGGTATCGTCCGCAGTTTTACTTTCGGACGACGGACGTGACGGGGACGGTGACGTTGCCGGAGGGGGTGGAGATGGTGATGCCTGGGGACAACGTGCGGATCACGGTGAACCTGATCACGCCGATCGCGATGGAGGAGGGTTTGCGGTTCGCGATCCGTGAGGGTGGCCGCACGGTGGGCGCCGGCGTCGTGACGAAGATCCTCGAGTAG
- the rplJ gene encoding 50S ribosomal protein L10 yields MNKTQKQEAVQQLKEMFEKAQGVVVSEFRGLTVAQANTLRRSLEKEGAQHKVVKNTLARLAVEGTPYEGLRDAFVGPTAVSFTFEDPVALAKAVTEFAKDNPALTIRCGGLPGKAITAAEVEALSKLPSREQLLGQLVGVMAGPIRGLLGVLSGVPRGFVQVLSQIQQQKEAA; encoded by the coding sequence GTGAACAAAACACAGAAGCAGGAAGCCGTCCAGCAACTCAAGGAGATGTTCGAGAAGGCCCAGGGCGTGGTGGTCAGCGAGTTTCGCGGACTCACCGTGGCCCAGGCCAACACCCTGCGCCGGAGCCTGGAGAAGGAAGGGGCCCAGCACAAGGTGGTCAAGAACACCCTGGCCCGCCTGGCGGTCGAGGGCACCCCCTACGAGGGGCTGCGGGACGCGTTCGTGGGGCCCACCGCGGTGAGCTTCACCTTCGAGGACCCGGTGGCCCTGGCCAAGGCGGTGACCGAGTTCGCCAAGGACAACCCCGCGCTCACCATCCGGTGCGGGGGGTTGCCGGGCAAGGCGATCACCGCGGCCGAGGTGGAGGCCCTGTCCAAGCTGCCGAGCCGGGAGCAGCTCCTCGGCCAGCTCGTGGGCGTCATGGCCGGGCCGATCCGGGGGCTCCTGGGCGTGCTCTCGGGCGTACCGCGCGGGTTCGTGCAGGTGCTCAGCCAGATCCAGCAGCAGAAAGAGGCCGCCTGA